A stretch of the Gracilinanus agilis isolate LMUSP501 chromosome 4, AgileGrace, whole genome shotgun sequence genome encodes the following:
- the RNF227 gene encoding RING finger protein 227, whose translation MQLLLRIPSLPERGELDCGICYRPYDLQGRAPRRLPGTARQRCGHTLCTACLRELAARGEGSCAAARVVRLRRVVICPFCRAPSLVPRGGVTQVPLDPDLWSLLKEKEREKEDAANSGGECGGASENVSEDEEKEAGPWGAAWRALLGLWDKAVSRRRRPLPSNVVYCCPESKTLAAYYLR comes from the exons ATGCAGCTGCTGTTGAGGATCCCTTCGCTTCCAGAAAGGGGCGAGTTGGACTGCGGCATTTGCTACCGGCCCTACGATCTGCAGGGCCGGGCGCCACGCCGCTTGCCCGGGACAGCACGGCAGCGTTGCGGTCACACTCTCTGTACCGCTTGCCTACGGGAGCTGGCGGCCCGCGGCGAAGGAAGCTGCGCAGCCGCCCGGGTGGTACGCCTACGCCGGGTAGTCATTTGCCCCTTCTGTCGCGCGCCCTCACTAGTACCACGAGGCGGCGTCACACAAGTACCTTTGGACCCGGACCTATGGTCTCTCCTGAAGGAGAAAGAACGAGAAAAGGAAGATGCTGCGAACTCGGGGGGAGAGTGCGGTGGCGCTTCAGAAAACGTGAGcgaagatgaagagaaagaggcGGGGCCCTGGGGCGCGGCTTGGCGAGCGCTCCTAGGGCTCTGGGACAAAGCGGTGAGCCGACGGCGACGCCCGTTGCCTAGCAACG TGGTTTACTGCTGTCCAGAAAGCAAGACCCTTGCAGCCTACTACTTGCGCTGA